Proteins from a single region of Urocitellus parryii isolate mUroPar1 chromosome 4, mUroPar1.hap1, whole genome shotgun sequence:
- the Edf1 gene encoding endothelial differentiation-related factor 1, with protein MAESDWDTVTVLRKKGPTAAQAKSKQAILAAQRRGEDVETSKKWAAGQNKQHSITKNTAKLDRETEELHHDRVTLEVGKVIQRGRQSKGLTQKDLATKINEKPQVIADYESGRAIPNNQVLGKIERAIGLKLRGKDIGKPIEKGPRAK; from the exons ATGGCCGAGAGCGACTGGGACACCGTGACGGTGCTGCGCAAGAAGGGCCCCACGGCTGCGCAGGCCAAGTCCAAGCAG GCCATCTTAGCAGCTCAGAGACGAGGAGAAGATGTGGAGACGTCCAAGAAAT GGGCTGCTGGCCAGAACAAGCAGCATTCGATCACCAAGAACACAGCCAAGCTGGACCGGGAGACAGAGGAGTTGCACCATGACAGGGTGACCCTGGAGGTGGGCAAAGTGATCCAGCGGGGCCGGCAGAGCAAGGGGCTGACACAGAAGGACCTGGCCACG aaaatcaatgaaaagccGCAAGTCATCGCAGATTACGAGAGTGGACGAGCCATTCCAAATAACCAGGTTCTGGGGAAAATCGAGAGAGCCATTG GCCTCAAGCTCCGGGGGAAGGACATCGGGAAGCCCATCGAGAAGGGCCCGCGGGCGAAATGA